Within the Thermostichus lividus PCC 6715 genome, the region TGCATTGAAACCTGTAACCTAGAAGACCCAACCCGCACCCCAGCCAAAATCACCGATTTTTCAGCGGCATTCTTTGATACCAAAAATGTGGCGATCGCCAAGCACCTGCTGTTCGAGGTCGGCCTCTTTGACACAGACTTCAAAGGGTATGGGTGGCATGATCTAGAACTTGGGCTGCGGCTCAAAAATATTGGTGTTCGCTTAGCTAAAGCCCCCCAAGCCATCGGTTACCATGTCCATCCGCCCTTTACCCTAGAGCAATTGCCCTACTTGGTCAGCAAAGCCATTCAGCGCGGAAAAACCGGTGCCCTTTTTTATAAAAAGCATCCCACCTTTGCGGTGCGGCTGATGGTGCAACGCACGGTTTTCCATTGGTGGCTTTGGGGGATCTTGTCCTTGTGGGGGCAGCTAAACGAAAAAACGATGGCACCCTTCTTGCAGTGGCTGATCGAGCGGGGATACTCCGAACTGGCGCTACAGTGCTGTAGTGTGTTTTTGAACTGGTACATTGTCCAAGGGGTACGCCAAAGCAGCATTGCCGAACCGGAACTCCTTGGCGGACAATAGAGATCCGAAGTTCCAGAGCACCGTTCATTGCACTGCTCATGCTGGCACTCTCTCCAGAGCTAAGGTCACGGTTGGCAACCCCCTTACAAATTGGCACGGTTACCCTCAACAGTCGTGTATTTCAGTCTCCCCTTGCTGGGGTTACCGATTTAGTGTTTCGGCGATTGGTGCGGCGGTATGCGCCAGACTCAATGATGTACACCGAAATGGTGAGTGCCTCTGGCCTGCACTACCTGAAAACGCTGCCCCGCATCATGGAAGTGGATGCCAACGAGCACCCCATCAGTATTCAACTGTTTGACTGTCGCCCCGATTTTTTGGCGGAAGCAGCCATCAAGGCGGTGGCGGAAGGGGCAGACACCGTGGACATCAACATGGGCTGTCCAGTCAATAAAATCACAAAGAATGGCGGAGGTTCCTCCCTGTTGCGAGATGTTCCCACCGCAGCGGCGATCGTGCGCACCGTATCGGCGGCAGTTTCCGTGCCAGTGACGGTGAAAACCCGCCTAGGCTGGAGTGATCAGGAGATTAACATTCTTGACTTTGCCAAGGCTATGGAAGATGCAGGAGCCGCCATGATCACCATTCATGCCCGTACCCGTGCCCAAGGCTTCAATGGTGCTGCGCGCTGGGAGTGGATTGGCCGCGTTAAACAGCATCTGCGAATTCCGGTCATTGCCAATGGTGATATTTTCTCGGTAGAGGCAGCGGTACAGTGCCTTGAGCAAACCGGTGCCGACGGGGTGATGTGCTCCCGGGGGACGATGGGGTATCCCTTCTTGGTGGGGGAAATTGATCATTTTTTGAAAACTGGCCAACAGCGGCCCGCCCCTACAGTGATCGAGCGACTCCAATGCGCCCGAGATCACCTTATTGCCCTGTGGGAGTACAAGGGCGAGCGGGGGATTCGCCAAGCCCGTAAGCATTTGACATGGTATGCCAAGGGGTTTGCGGCGGCGGCAGAACTGCGGAGTCAACTCTGCCGCATTGAAACCGTGGCAGGGGGGCTGGCACTGTTGGATGAGGCCATTGAGCGGCTTAGGAATTTGGCTGCTGCCCCTTAGATTTGATTGAGATTTGATTGAGTAAGGTCTGCCAGTTAACCCCTGCTTTTAAGGCCGCGAGGAAGCCAATGGCTTCGGCGTAGGACTGGCAGGGAATGGTGTCCAGACCCAAGCCCTCTGCAGTGACCGCCAATGTGGTTGTATTATTGGCAATGCTGAGAATCGGGGTGCCCTGCCGTGCCAAGGCGAGCAGGCCGCGGCCACCCAAGGCAGTGGCTGGCGAAATCACCGCATCAACGGCAGTTTGCCATAGCGTATCAGCCTCAGGCTGAAGGGTATAGCGGGGGCATGGCTGAGTCCAACGAGAACAGAGGGCAAAAAGGTATAGCCAATTTCTTCGGCAAGGGCGCGGGGATGAACACTATCATCTAGGGGCAAGGGTTGTAGTGCTGGGGCATGGGCGGCAGGCACCTGTAGGTGTTGTACGACCAAATGGCTGATGACGGCTTCTGCCCCTGCGAGGGGATCGACCCCATGGCCGCTGCGGTAGTTGTGGAGGGCGGCACTACCCAGATCGTCAGGAAAACGGCTGACAATGGCGATCGCCTCGGCGTTGGCCTCTTGGACTAGGCGTTCCGCCGCCCGCAGCAGGCTCCCAGGTTCTTTGAGGGTTCCCCACGTAGCGCCTGACGCAGCGGTTTGTAAGCAGA harbors:
- a CDS encoding glycosyltransferase family 2 protein; amino-acid sequence: MFFSVVIPTYNRRSLLAKALQALEQQTYNTELLEGYEIIVVDDGSTDDTLSWLEANQKDLPHVRWFTKENTGPAAARNLGVEKATGDIILFVDSDLIATPHFLQGHAEALHRAYAQYGDDKVFTYGHCIETCNLEDPTRTPAKITDFSAAFFDTKNVAIAKHLLFEVGLFDTDFKGYGWHDLELGLRLKNIGVRLAKAPQAIGYHVHPPFTLEQLPYLVSKAIQRGKTGALFYKKHPTFAVRLMVQRTVFHWWLWGILSLWGQLNEKTMAPFLQWLIERGYSELALQCCSVFLNWYIVQGVRQSSIAEPELLGGQ
- the dusB gene encoding tRNA dihydrouridine synthase DusB, whose amino-acid sequence is MLALSPELRSRLATPLQIGTVTLNSRVFQSPLAGVTDLVFRRLVRRYAPDSMMYTEMVSASGLHYLKTLPRIMEVDANEHPISIQLFDCRPDFLAEAAIKAVAEGADTVDINMGCPVNKITKNGGGSSLLRDVPTAAAIVRTVSAAVSVPVTVKTRLGWSDQEINILDFAKAMEDAGAAMITIHARTRAQGFNGAARWEWIGRVKQHLRIPVIANGDIFSVEAAVQCLEQTGADGVMCSRGTMGYPFLVGEIDHFLKTGQQRPAPTVIERLQCARDHLIALWEYKGERGIRQARKHLTWYAKGFAAAAELRSQLCRIETVAGGLALLDEAIERLRNLAAAP